In Terriglobales bacterium, the sequence GTGCGTTATAGTCACCCAGCCATCCCCAGTCGAACTGAATATCAACTTTGAATCTGGATCAAATGAACTCGTATCAACGTTGTCACCGATTGGACTCTGCGTTATGTAACGCCCTGTATTTAAGTCGAAAACTGCGAGCATGAGATTGCGGCAGCCCACAAAGAGTCGTTGTGATGCCAAGTCAGCGGCCATGCTGGTGGGGCGATCGCATGGCGCGGTGGGCCAAGGGCGCTCACTCGTGAGCGTTTGCGAGTTAATGGGAAGAATCGCGTTCTTGTCGACCAAATCTACGTAGACGTGGCCCTTGCCGTCAGCAATCGCAAACTCGGGCTTTCCGCCAATGGGCACGGTTCCCGCTACCTTACCGGTAGCCGATTCGATCGCCGTAGCGTCATTGCTATCTCCATTGAACGAGAAGACGCGTCCGGATGCAGAGTCGTAGATGATGGCGTCGGGATTAGCCCCAACGCTGACCTCCTGGATTTTATGAAGATCCCTGAGGTCGAAAATCACGGCGGAAGATCTCTTACCGACCGAAACAAATCCCTTCCCAACATTCGCAGCGACCGCGACGCCGTGGACGCCAGGCGTGTCCGGAATCGTGCCAACGATTTTGCCGCTGTCTATGTCCAGCACGATCACTTCGGAAAAATGAGAGACGTACATGCGCCGAGCGCTGTCATCAATCGTCTGAAAGTCCCAGGTGTCATCACTCGGTCCGAGAGGGATGCTCTTGAGAACGCGATAGCTCGTGCCGGCAAACAGCGCAGTCAACAGGAACACCGTGCTTGAAAGAAGAAGACAACGAAACACTCTCATCACTGTTCTCTCCCTAAGACCAGGATTGCGAAAGTCTTCTCGGCCACTTTCTTTCGCACCTTGCCACCCGGAGTCGCTGGCGGCAGTTTTGCGACCTCCCCAGAAGGAACGAATAGCCGATGCGTCTTCAGGTCAAGCGCCATCGTCTTTGAGCCATTCTGGGTCTTAATCGTATCCAAAGCACGAAAAGAGTCCGGGCCATCTTCATGCATCACCGTAATAATTCCGTCTTCGGTGGAACTGAAGATCAGACCGGTTTCAGGATCGAAAGCAGTTGTATCGACATTGTCTCCGATCGGGAGTGTGGTGAGTTTCTTTCCATCATCGGAATTCAGAACCGCCAGGAGAAAGTTTCGGCACCCCACAAATAGTCTGTGATTTTTCCGATCCATCGCCATGCTAGTTGGTCGATCGCAACCCTCGACCGGCCAACGATCGGTGATCTTCAGCTTGTCCGCGTCAATTCGTGCGACGATGGCTTTGTCTACAAGATCTACAAAGACGTGACCAGCGTAGTCACTCACCGCAAATTCGGGTTTGCCATCCAAGGGGATAGTTTCAACAACATTTCCCGTTGAAGCATCGATGACCGTCGAATTTCTGCTGACTGTGTTGAATGACAGCACGCGGCGGGTTGCCGGTTCATACACAATGGCGTCTGGCAGGTTGCCAGTCGGAATGGTCTTCAATACACGAAGAGTCTTCAGATCAAATTGCGTAACGAAAGCGCCGTCGCCATTTGTGATGAATCCAGTACCAAGATCTGGAGCGATTGCAATTCCATGTGCGGCCTGTGCGCCCGGTATTTTGCCAACTACCGTCTCCTTGTCGACATCCAACACGTCTACCTGAGTTTCGTGAGCCACATACAGCCGCCGTGCAGAATCGTCGATGCTTGCAAAATCCCACGTGCCTTCACTATTCACAACCGGAATCTTCTTGAGCAGGTGATATCCGCTCGCATCAGCCAGCAAGAACACTGAGAAACAAATCCCACCGATAAGGACGGCGAACAGCTGCTTTCTTGTACTACGCATATTCAGCTCCTGAATTATCTCGCTAGGCTTGACGCCCACGATGCAAACGTCGGTTTGAGAGTGTCGAATTTCTTCCGGATTGCGGAATAGTTGACGTTCATGTATTTGATATTTTCAATCCGCTTCACCCGTTCTGGTGTCTCGACACCGGCTAGCAAAGGTGTCTGAGCGCAAGGCGAGTAGGCGAGTTTCCGTTGGACCTCTGGCGTGAGCAAGTAATCTATGAGCTTCCTGCCATTGTCTGGATGATGTCCTCCCCGGATCAGCGTGACCGCGTTTGCAACAAGAAATAATCCGATCTGATTCTTCTGCTGGTCAGGGTAGATGATTTGAACGTTGGGGCTTTTGGCATTGGCCGCAAATGCGTCATCGATATCCACGAGACTGAAGCTTGCCTTGCCAGCGGCAACTGCATCGGCGCTATCGCCGTTGCCGGGAGAAAACTTCACACCGTTATTCTTCATGCGCGCCATAAACTTCTGAGCTCGTTCGTCCCCCCAGAGTTGAAACAATGCGGTCAGTGTGAAGCCGGTGGTATTGAGCAATGGGTTAGCCAAAACGGCTCGATTCTTCCACTGAGCATCCGCATACGCCTCAAGTGATGTGGGTTGCAGCGGTTCCGGATTGTTCGCGAGCAGCACCCTAGCTCGTGCCGAAAATGCTGTCCAATATCCGTCAGAGTCCTTGAAAATAGCGGGCAACTTCTGCGCGTTGGCAGAGAAGTATGGAGTCGAGATTCCTTTTTCTTTAAGGAGGTCAGGATGAATCGGCTCATTCGCCCAATAAACATCTGCTTGGGGATTATCCTTTTCTGCCAGCAACCGCTTCATCACCTGCTCAGCGGCCTCTTTGTCGTAAACGGCATTGACGCGAATACCGCTATCGTGTTCGAAGTCGTGCA encodes:
- a CDS encoding extracellular solute-binding protein; translation: MRYKKKLALQSRMFRRALPLTILSSVIAAFTVSLVAENDNSVVVYSSEDQVCSEPILHDFEHDSGIRVNAVYDKEAAEQVMKRLLAEKDNPQADVYWANEPIHPDLLKEKGISTPYFSANAQKLPAIFKDSDGYWTAFSARARVLLANNPEPLQPTSLEAYADAQWKNRAVLANPLLNTTGFTLTALFQLWGDERAQKFMARMKNNGVKFSPGNGDSADAVAAGKASFSLVDIDDAFAANAKSPNVQIIYPDQQKNQIGLFLVANAVTLIRGGHHPDNGRKLIDYLLTPEVQRKLAYSPCAQTPLLAGVETPERVKRIENIKYMNVNYSAIRKKFDTLKPTFASWASSLAR